From the Aquitalea magnusonii genome, one window contains:
- a CDS encoding cytidine deaminase → MAQHTPSPAQWAELEAAARLAARHAYVPYSRFAVGAAILDEQDRIHPGCNVENASYGLGNCAERTAIFSARALHGLQQVIAVCIYTPTATPTSPCGACRQVLNEFGPHLLVRSICDGPDRIDTTLDQLLPHAFGPQNLTDAAAS, encoded by the coding sequence ATGGCACAGCACACCCCCAGTCCCGCACAATGGGCAGAACTTGAAGCAGCAGCCCGCCTGGCTGCACGGCATGCCTACGTACCGTACAGCCGCTTTGCTGTCGGAGCCGCCATTCTGGATGAGCAGGACAGGATTCATCCCGGCTGCAATGTGGAAAATGCCAGCTACGGCCTGGGCAATTGTGCCGAGCGTACTGCCATTTTCTCTGCGCGCGCACTGCACGGCCTGCAACAAGTCATTGCCGTCTGCATTTACACCCCAACCGCCACGCCCACCTCCCCCTGCGGTGCCTGCCGCCAGGTGCTGAACGAGTTTGGCCCGCACCTGCTGGTGCGCAGCATCTGCGACGGACCTGACCGCATCGACACCACGCTGGACCAACTGCTGCCGCATGCCTTCGGCCCGCAAAACCTGACGGATGCAGCGGCATCCTGA